A genomic window from Pseudomonadota bacterium includes:
- a CDS encoding c-type cytochrome, whose translation MKKITASAIAMTLAISAGSAMAANLSVQEQMGRHLYQDKDLSWNRTQSCATCHHRSSGFADPTNSRDPENTMVSLGDDGISLGGRNAPTSAYAGYSPILAQNAAGEWIGGMFWDGRMTGEVLGDPLAEQAQGPPLNPVEMNMPDVASVVARVEESQYAQLFIENYGTTFFDDPIAAYDEIARLIAAYERSGELNPFNSRYDRDELTAAEARGLAVFRKAGCDSCHSLTPPAGAPGPVFTTYGYANIGVPNNPLVNPDPDLGLGYVKAGEDGKFKIPTLRNVAETAPYSHNGYFPTLTAMVSFHNDRGGLTPDVEENLVDPVNVALNTQEIADVVAFLGALTDVSTKR comes from the coding sequence ATGAAAAAAATCACAGCAAGCGCGATCGCAATGACCCTGGCAATATCAGCCGGCTCGGCCATGGCGGCAAATCTCTCCGTTCAGGAGCAGATGGGCAGGCACCTTTATCAGGATAAGGACCTGTCGTGGAACAGAACCCAATCCTGCGCCACCTGCCATCACAGGTCATCTGGCTTTGCCGACCCGACCAACAGTAGAGATCCCGAGAATACCATGGTCTCTTTAGGGGATGACGGAATTTCTTTAGGGGGGCGGAATGCCCCGACCTCCGCTTATGCCGGTTACAGCCCGATCCTCGCTCAGAACGCTGCCGGAGAATGGATTGGCGGCATGTTCTGGGATGGCCGCATGACCGGGGAAGTGCTCGGTGACCCTCTGGCTGAACAGGCCCAGGGACCGCCGCTGAATCCCGTTGAAATGAATATGCCGGATGTGGCATCGGTTGTTGCGCGGGTGGAAGAATCTCAATACGCCCAGCTCTTTATTGAAAACTATGGGACCACCTTTTTCGACGACCCGATTGCCGCTTACGATGAAATCGCCCGGCTGATTGCCGCCTATGAACGATCAGGAGAACTCAATCCTTTCAATTCCAGATACGATCGCGATGAATTGACCGCGGCGGAAGCGCGGGGGCTGGCGGTATTCAGGAAGGCCGGCTGTGACTCCTGCCATTCTCTTACCCCGCCGGCAGGCGCGCCCGGCCCGGTTTTCACAACTTACGGTTATGCCAATATCGGGGTGCCGAACAATCCATTGGTAAACCCTGATCCGGATCTCGGCCTTGGATATGTCAAGGCAGGTGAAGACGGGAAATTCAAGATCCCGACATTACGAAATGTCGCCGAAACAGCCCCCTATTCGCACAACGGATATTTTCCCACGTTAACCGCAATGGTCAGCTTTCATAACGATAGAGGGGGACTGACTCCCGATGTGGAAGAGAATCTGGTCGATCCGGTCAACGTTGCCTTAAACACCCAGGAAATCGCCGACGTTGTGGCCTTTCTCGGCGCACTGACCGATGTCAGCACGAAAAGGTAG
- a CDS encoding 4Fe-4S binding protein, with the protein MCEFCTKHGDGKVWFKNAANYANDLMSDLSRRNYIRDFFTSTIEEGIVTIGRLETIYRKKKMLPERVVRQMVDKANEEHFGQVVTIEDIREIVGRAATVVRMPCACRWASLKKENRCCYSVSYTPETWYKDLDMSYFGKAEDMGLESLSPEVAIRQMEELEKEGAVHTIWTMITPFIGAICNCRPVDCLGLRTLAIDVETMYRGEQVAAVDNALCTGCGACEDACHFGAINSREEVGEFRAVIDPGKCFGCGLCRNSCPHEALGMVARHWR; encoded by the coding sequence ATGTGTGAATTCTGCACCAAGCATGGCGACGGCAAGGTCTGGTTTAAAAATGCGGCAAATTATGCCAACGACCTGATGAGCGATCTCTCCCGGCGGAACTATATCAGGGATTTTTTCACCTCGACCATTGAAGAGGGGATCGTTACCATCGGGCGGCTTGAGACCATCTACCGCAAGAAAAAGATGCTCCCGGAACGGGTGGTCCGGCAGATGGTGGACAAGGCCAACGAGGAGCATTTCGGCCAGGTGGTGACTATTGAGGATATCAGGGAGATTGTCGGCCGGGCGGCAACCGTGGTCAGAATGCCCTGCGCCTGCCGCTGGGCATCGCTGAAGAAAGAAAACCGCTGTTGTTACAGCGTCAGCTATACCCCGGAAACCTGGTACAAGGACCTCGACATGAGTTACTTCGGCAAGGCGGAGGACATGGGGCTTGAGAGTCTCAGTCCGGAGGTGGCAATCAGGCAGATGGAGGAACTGGAAAAAGAGGGGGCGGTCCACACCATCTGGACCATGATCACCCCCTTTATCGGCGCGATCTGCAATTGTCGGCCGGTTGACTGTCTTGGTCTGCGCACCCTCGCCATTGATGTCGAGACCATGTATCGCGGCGAACAGGTGGCCGCAGTTGATAACGCGCTCTGCACCGGCTGTGGGGCGTGTGAAGATGCCTGCCACTTCGGCGCCATCAACAGCAGGGAAGAGGTGGGGGAGTTCCGGGCGGTGATCGATCCCGGAAAATGCTTCGGCTGCGGGCTTTGCCGCAACAGTTGCCCGCATGAAGCGCTTGGGATGGTTGCCCGGCACTGGCGGTAA
- a CDS encoding O-acetylhomoserine aminocarboxypropyltransferase/cysteine synthase, whose product MSWKPETLVLHAGHTPDPTTRSRAVPIYQTTSYVFNDTEDAAQLFSLKPEVWAPRLNLDKDGLRPGDFDPSATGNIYTRIMNPTTDVLEKRMMHLEGGVGALATSSGSSAITYAIINICRPGDNIVSSASLYGGTYNLFLHTLPQYGITTTFVAASNPDAFAAAINGQTKCIFIETIGNPRLDTPDIEKIAKIAHNAGIPLIIDNTVSTPFMCRPFDYGADISVHSLTKFCGGHGTSIGGIIIDSGNFDWPGSGKFPMFTEPDPSYGGVVWSDAVLNAAYVIRARTILLRDLGACISPFNSFQIIQGLETLHLRMERHCSNALAVAKHLENHDLVNWVVYPGLADHPTHKLAKKYLRHGFGALVGFGIKGGLEAGKSFINNLKLFSHLANIGDAKSLAIHPASTTHSQLTPEEQAAAGAPIDFIRLSVGLEHIDDITADLNQALAATAG is encoded by the coding sequence ATGTCCTGGAAACCTGAAACCCTCGTCCTGCACGCCGGCCACACTCCCGATCCGACCACCCGGAGCCGGGCCGTGCCGATCTACCAGACCACCAGTTACGTCTTTAACGACACCGAAGACGCAGCCCAGCTGTTTTCATTAAAGCCCGAGGTCTGGGCGCCGCGCTTAAACCTCGACAAAGACGGCTTGCGCCCGGGAGATTTCGATCCTTCAGCCACCGGTAACATCTACACCAGGATCATGAACCCGACCACCGATGTTCTGGAAAAAAGAATGATGCATCTCGAAGGCGGGGTCGGCGCTTTAGCGACCAGCTCCGGCTCTTCGGCCATCACCTATGCGATCATCAACATCTGCCGCCCCGGCGACAACATCGTTTCATCGGCGAGCCTCTACGGCGGCACCTACAATCTTTTTCTCCACACCCTGCCGCAGTACGGAATCACCACCACCTTTGTTGCGGCCTCAAATCCCGACGCCTTTGCCGCGGCAATCAACGGGCAGACGAAATGCATTTTTATCGAGACCATCGGCAATCCAAGGCTCGACACCCCGGATATCGAAAAGATCGCCAAAATCGCCCACAATGCGGGAATCCCGCTGATCATCGACAATACAGTCTCGACCCCCTTCATGTGCCGGCCCTTTGATTACGGCGCCGACATCTCGGTCCATTCCCTGACCAAGTTCTGCGGCGGGCACGGCACCAGCATCGGCGGCATCATCATCGACAGCGGCAATTTCGACTGGCCCGGGTCCGGCAAGTTCCCGATGTTCACCGAACCCGATCCTTCCTATGGCGGGGTTGTCTGGAGTGATGCCGTCTTGAATGCCGCTTACGTGATCAGGGCGAGGACCATTCTCCTGCGGGATCTGGGCGCCTGTATCTCCCCTTTCAACAGCTTTCAGATCATCCAGGGTTTGGAGACCCTGCATCTGCGGATGGAACGGCATTGCAGCAATGCCCTGGCAGTGGCGAAACACCTCGAAAATCACGACCTGGTGAACTGGGTGGTCTACCCCGGGCTTGCCGACCATCCCACCCACAAACTGGCAAAGAAATACCTGCGGCACGGCTTCGGGGCACTGGTGGGTTTCGGGATCAAAGGCGGGCTTGAGGCGGGCAAATCATTTATCAATAACCTGAAGCTTTTCAGTCACTTAGCGAACATTGGCGACGCCAAGAGCCTGGCGATTCACCCGGCATCCACCACCCATTCCCAGCTGACTCCGGAGGAGCAGGCGGCAGCGGGCGCCCCCATCGACTTCATCCGCCTTTCGGTGGGTCTTGAGCATATCGACGACATCACGGCGGATCTCAATCAGGCCCTGGCAGCCACCGCCGGCTGA
- a CDS encoding glycine zipper 2TM domain-containing protein — translation MLQKIKKMHAQVPTTLRRNYFTMLMLATIIFPGFTACMPPSASYAEMEVESVQPPPPSTEVFFYPNRGQSQEQQDRDSYECYLWGVKQTGFDPSAANLAPHHKVVVVPEPPPGTGTAVGAVTGAILGAAVASHHNTAEGALVGAMAGAIFGTAADAARQERSDRIQEYYNRQSGQRFAETERRAEEYRRALSACLEGRGYTVR, via the coding sequence ATGCTGCAGAAAATAAAGAAAATGCACGCCCAAGTTCCCACCACACTTCGCCGCAATTATTTCACCATGCTGATGCTGGCAACGATCATCTTCCCCGGCTTCACGGCCTGCATGCCTCCTTCGGCCAGTTATGCGGAGATGGAGGTTGAAAGCGTTCAGCCCCCACCTCCATCAACCGAAGTCTTCTTTTACCCCAACAGGGGGCAGAGCCAGGAGCAACAGGACCGGGACAGTTATGAGTGTTACCTCTGGGGGGTAAAACAGACCGGTTTTGATCCCAGCGCCGCCAATCTCGCCCCGCATCATAAAGTTGTGGTGGTTCCCGAACCTCCTCCCGGGACCGGGACCGCAGTCGGCGCTGTGACCGGGGCCATTCTCGGAGCGGCGGTTGCCTCACATCACAACACGGCAGAAGGAGCGCTGGTCGGCGCCATGGCCGGAGCCATTTTCGGCACCGCCGCCGATGCGGCACGACAGGAACGCTCCGACCGGATCCAGGAATACTACAATCGCCAATCCGGACAACGGTTCGCCGAGACGGAGCGCCGGGCCGAGGAATATCGACGGGCCCTGTCAGCCTGCCTTGAAGGGCGGGGCTACACCGTCCGCTGA
- a CDS encoding RNA-binding protein, with amino-acid sequence MNIYVGQLPDNIKESELKELFSVYGRIESINLVMDRYSGRPKDFCFIDMPDNSEADKAIKALNRSAFKGKEIKVNQVQVQRGKKNQKRRPQY; translated from the coding sequence ATGAATATTTATGTCGGACAACTGCCTGATAATATTAAAGAAAGCGAATTGAAAGAACTCTTCTCCGTATACGGCCGGATTGAAAGTATCAATCTGGTCATGGATCGTTATTCCGGAAGACCGAAAGATTTCTGTTTCATCGATATGCCCGATAATTCGGAAGCCGACAAGGCAATCAAAGCTTTGAACAGGAGCGCCTTTAAAGGCAAGGAGATCAAGGTGAACCAGGTCCAGGTCCAGCGTGGTAAAAAAAACCAGAAGCGTCGACCGCAATATTGA
- a CDS encoding DEAD/DEAH box helicase, with the protein MVTFAELGIHEDILKGLSSLGFVEPTPVQAEVLPLILERRADLVSLAQTGTGKTAAFGLPLIQLTDVQDKKTQGLILCPTRELCMQVAKDLEAFSRYVQGVKVLAVYGGASIEQQIASLRKGIHIIVATPGRLNDLIRRGRVDISGVRYVVFDEADEMLQMGFQEELNAILAETPAEKNTLLFSATMSKGVAAIAARYMTDPVEVTIGRRNAGAENVRHEFYMVQAKDRYLALKRIVDFCPDIYSIVFCRTRQETNDVANKLIQDGYSADALHGELSQAQRDQVMNKFRGKNLQILVATDVAARGLDVNDLTHVINYNLPDDISSYTHRSGRTGRAGRTGISVAIVHMKEHFKIREIESKLSKKFKQCRIPTGVEICKKQLLSLADVVNRVEVDHAQIDPLYAEIAAKFESLDREELIKKFVSLEFNRVLEYYKNAPELNVSDGEKREHGRKELRRGDAAGRADRGGQQKFARFFLNIGRRQGLEPQGLIGAINGIPGVGRIKVGKIDIQRNSAMLEADSKFTHQILDVFRDTEINGKTVSIEVAGGTGKQSGGRRPGKVATGPRQYKGRKGKSA; encoded by the coding sequence ATGGTTACATTTGCAGAGCTTGGTATTCACGAAGATATCCTGAAAGGACTTTCATCCCTGGGGTTTGTCGAACCGACTCCCGTTCAGGCGGAAGTCCTGCCCCTGATCCTGGAACGGCGGGCGGACCTGGTCAGTCTGGCCCAGACCGGCACGGGCAAGACCGCGGCTTTCGGCCTGCCCCTGATCCAACTGACTGATGTGCAGGACAAGAAGACCCAGGGGTTGATTTTGTGCCCTACCAGAGAACTCTGTATGCAGGTGGCCAAGGATCTTGAGGCTTTTTCCCGCTACGTTCAGGGAGTGAAGGTTCTTGCGGTATACGGCGGCGCAAGTATTGAACAGCAGATTGCGTCCCTGCGCAAAGGCATCCATATCATCGTTGCCACCCCCGGTCGGCTGAATGATCTGATCCGGCGCGGTAGAGTCGATATTTCCGGAGTCCGCTATGTGGTTTTTGATGAGGCCGACGAGATGCTGCAGATGGGATTCCAGGAGGAACTGAATGCCATTCTCGCAGAGACTCCGGCTGAAAAAAACACGCTTCTCTTTTCCGCGACCATGTCGAAAGGGGTTGCGGCGATAGCCGCAAGGTACATGACCGACCCGGTCGAGGTCACTATCGGCAGGCGGAATGCGGGAGCCGAAAATGTCCGGCACGAGTTTTACATGGTCCAGGCCAAAGACCGCTATCTTGCCCTGAAGAGAATTGTCGATTTCTGTCCCGATATCTATTCGATTGTTTTCTGCCGGACCCGCCAGGAAACCAATGACGTCGCCAATAAATTGATCCAGGACGGATACAGCGCCGATGCCCTGCATGGAGAATTGTCACAGGCCCAGCGGGATCAGGTGATGAACAAGTTCCGGGGTAAAAACCTGCAGATCCTCGTGGCAACCGATGTTGCTGCCCGGGGTCTCGATGTGAATGATCTGACCCATGTGATCAATTACAACCTGCCCGACGATATCTCCAGTTACACCCACCGAAGCGGGCGGACCGGGCGGGCTGGAAGGACCGGGATTTCGGTGGCCATAGTCCATATGAAGGAACATTTCAAGATCAGGGAAATTGAGAGCAAGCTGAGCAAGAAGTTCAAGCAGTGCCGGATTCCGACCGGTGTCGAGATCTGCAAGAAGCAGTTGCTGAGCCTGGCCGATGTGGTGAACCGCGTTGAAGTGGACCATGCCCAGATTGATCCCCTCTATGCCGAAATTGCTGCGAAGTTTGAATCCCTTGATCGTGAAGAACTTATCAAGAAATTTGTCTCTCTCGAGTTCAACCGGGTCCTTGAATATTACAAAAACGCCCCGGAACTCAATGTGAGTGATGGGGAGAAAAGAGAGCACGGCCGCAAGGAACTTCGGCGCGGTGATGCTGCCGGAAGAGCGGACCGGGGCGGCCAGCAGAAATTTGCCCGTTTCTTTCTCAATATCGGACGCCGTCAGGGGCTTGAGCCCCAGGGTCTGATCGGTGCGATTAACGGCATTCCCGGCGTCGGCCGAATCAAGGTCGGGAAGATCGATATTCAGCGGAACAGCGCCATGCTTGAGGCGGACAGCAAGTTCACCCATCAGATCCTTGACGTTTTCCGGGATACCGAAATCAACGGAAAAACCGTCTCCATCGAAGTTGCCGGAGGCACCGGCAAGCAGAGTGGTGGACGGCGGCCCGGCAAAGTCGCCACCGGGCCTCGACAGTACAAAGGACGCAAGGGCAAGAGCGCCTGA
- a CDS encoding class I SAM-dependent RNA methyltransferase produces the protein MKQGEKNRNRTKTKGRPVKRAAAGERPEKVGRETKKRSAPAKPGATVTFASLLYGMAGSPTKPVDSVTLQAAPLAHLQYGDELALKDKALKEFWQKFRLSGTPEPVIPSPRPRGYRTTSKRRCIFRGSQLHLVFGDKILKDQKRAFLESPLEPPEHARIYTFLQQKLSEPAWKLIAAHLNYLIIRGSYEERVVILNIRKMTGPLVHKLKILAEHLQKQPEPVTGVFAYLDPTGSDYYLESRRPESGLQMKKLYGPAHLSVQYGDCRFHFHPTSFSQVNESIVSFMLGKARELLAPGSKERLVDLYCGYGLFSHSLAGSCKQVVGIDAEGPSIREAQANAKLNGNTNKTRFHARRITPKSLHDLLPVSTEPTVYILDPPRQGPQRGVIEAICEREPGRVLHIFCGVDQIPAAFREWQENGYQVERVVPLDMFSGTANLEVLVLLTRKPMASSSPARTRHISGGRK, from the coding sequence ATGAAACAAGGCGAGAAGAACAGGAACCGGACGAAGACAAAGGGCAGGCCGGTAAAAAGGGCAGCTGCCGGGGAAAGGCCGGAAAAGGTGGGGCGCGAGACCAAAAAAAGGTCTGCTCCCGCCAAGCCGGGAGCAACGGTCACCTTCGCCTCCCTGCTGTATGGAATGGCGGGGAGCCCAACGAAACCGGTGGATTCAGTTACCCTGCAGGCGGCGCCCCTTGCCCATCTTCAGTACGGCGATGAACTTGCCCTGAAGGACAAAGCCCTCAAGGAGTTCTGGCAGAAATTCAGGCTGTCGGGTACGCCGGAACCGGTCATCCCGTCCCCCAGGCCGAGGGGGTACCGGACAACCTCCAAACGCCGCTGTATTTTCCGGGGGTCCCAGCTGCATCTTGTTTTCGGGGATAAAATTCTTAAGGACCAGAAGAGAGCGTTTCTCGAGTCGCCGCTTGAACCACCGGAGCATGCCCGGATCTATACTTTTCTTCAGCAGAAGCTGAGCGAGCCGGCCTGGAAACTTATCGCCGCGCATTTGAACTATCTGATCATCAGGGGAAGTTATGAGGAACGGGTGGTGATCCTGAATATCAGGAAGATGACCGGCCCCCTGGTCCACAAGCTGAAGATTCTGGCTGAACATCTGCAGAAGCAGCCGGAACCGGTAACCGGGGTCTTCGCCTATCTTGATCCGACCGGCTCGGATTATTATCTGGAGAGTCGCCGGCCCGAGAGCGGGCTGCAGATGAAAAAACTTTACGGTCCGGCCCATCTTTCAGTCCAGTATGGCGACTGCCGGTTTCATTTTCATCCCACTTCGTTTTCCCAGGTGAACGAGTCGATCGTTTCTTTCATGCTCGGGAAGGCCCGGGAGCTGCTTGCGCCCGGCAGCAAGGAACGGCTGGTTGATCTGTATTGCGGCTACGGGCTTTTCAGCCATTCTCTTGCCGGCAGCTGCAAACAGGTGGTCGGTATTGATGCGGAAGGTCCTTCGATCCGTGAGGCCCAGGCAAATGCCAAACTGAACGGCAACACGAACAAGACCCGGTTTCATGCCCGTCGGATCACCCCCAAATCCCTTCATGACCTGCTGCCGGTCTCCACCGAGCCCACGGTGTATATTCTTGACCCCCCCAGGCAGGGACCGCAGCGGGGGGTGATCGAGGCCATCTGCGAAAGAGAGCCCGGCAGGGTTCTCCATATTTTCTGCGGGGTCGACCAGATTCCGGCCGCTTTCCGGGAGTGGCAGGAGAACGGCTATCAGGTTGAAAGGGTTGTCCCGTTAGACATGTTCTCCGGCACCGCCAATCTGGAAGTGCTGGTCCTGCTGACCAGAAAACCAATGGCGAGCAGCTCGCCTGCTCGGACGAGACATATCTCCGGAGGACGAAAGTGA
- a CDS encoding adenylate kinase, with the protein MKLILLGAPGAGKGTVAKQLTAIDGSVQISTGDILRGAVQAGSELGKEAKGYMDRGDLVPDSLIMGIMEQRLQEPDCANGFLLDGFPRTIPQAEALKVLLKKLNIKLDMVVDIDVPRDVIFDRLCTRRTCENTKCQAIYNIKSMPSKVQGICDKCGSKIVQRADETETAIGHRLDTYNEKTAPLAGFYEKEGLKKTITGTSSEVVVSAIRAALKI; encoded by the coding sequence ATGAAACTTATTCTTCTTGGCGCACCCGGCGCCGGCAAAGGGACCGTTGCCAAACAACTCACCGCCATTGACGGCTCGGTCCAGATCTCAACCGGCGACATCCTGCGCGGCGCCGTCCAGGCCGGCTCGGAACTCGGCAAAGAGGCCAAAGGCTATATGGACCGCGGCGACCTGGTCCCCGACTCACTGATCATGGGGATCATGGAGCAGAGGCTCCAGGAGCCCGATTGCGCGAACGGCTTCCTGCTCGACGGTTTCCCACGGACCATCCCCCAGGCCGAAGCGCTGAAGGTGCTCCTCAAGAAACTGAACATCAAACTGGACATGGTGGTCGATATCGATGTGCCCCGCGATGTGATCTTCGACCGGCTCTGCACCCGCCGCACCTGCGAAAACACCAAGTGCCAGGCCATCTACAATATCAAGAGCATGCCTTCCAAGGTTCAAGGGATCTGCGACAAATGCGGCAGCAAGATCGTCCAGAGGGCCGACGAGACCGAAACCGCCATCGGCCATCGTCTTGACACCTACAACGAGAAAACCGCTCCCCTTGCAGGATTCTACGAAAAAGAAGGCCTCAAAAAAACCATCACCGGCACCTCCAGCGAGGTGGTCGTTTCCGCGATCAGGGCAGCGCTTAAAATCTGA
- the trmFO gene encoding methylenetetrahydrofolate--tRNA-(uracil(54)-C(5))-methyltransferase (FADH(2)-oxidizing) TrmFO produces MISIIGGGLAGCEAAWQCAERGRRVTLYEMKPDHYSPAHSSPALAELVCSNSLRSDDQASAVGLLKEEMRRMNSLLMKIADETKVPAGKALAVDRERFAARITEILEGHPNITILRREIPALPEPGEAPWILATGPLTSESLAESLRTFTGREHLAFYDAIAPIVTAESLDLNIIYQASRYDDGPGDYLNCPMNEEEYLAFAEKLNAGDKVPLRSFEDVKYFEGCLPIEVMFERGIDTPRFGPMKPVGLPDPRTGEDPYAVVQLRKENRENTAWNMVGFQTKLTYSAQREVFRMIPGMENAEFARLGSIHRNTFVCGPQVLLPTLQTRQRSDLFLAGQITGVEGYVESTAMGLLAGLNAARIATDRPPVVPPIDTAMGALIAHVSQGDPATFQPSNINFGLFPPFTRKMPKRLRGQIRAEQALETLEQWCKENDI; encoded by the coding sequence ATGATATCCATCATCGGTGGAGGACTGGCCGGATGCGAGGCGGCCTGGCAATGCGCCGAGAGAGGGCGCCGGGTGACTCTTTACGAGATGAAACCCGACCATTACAGCCCCGCCCACTCCTCTCCAGCCCTGGCGGAACTGGTCTGCAGCAACTCGCTTCGCTCCGACGACCAAGCGTCTGCCGTCGGCCTGCTGAAGGAAGAAATGCGGCGCATGAACTCGCTGCTGATGAAAATCGCGGACGAGACCAAGGTCCCCGCCGGTAAAGCGCTGGCCGTCGACCGGGAGAGATTTGCTGCCAGGATTACCGAAATTCTTGAGGGGCATCCGAACATCACAATCCTCCGCCGGGAAATCCCTGCGCTTCCGGAACCTGGCGAGGCACCCTGGATCCTTGCCACCGGCCCTCTCACCTCGGAATCGCTGGCAGAATCTCTCCGCACCTTCACCGGCCGCGAGCATCTGGCCTTTTACGATGCCATCGCCCCGATTGTCACCGCTGAATCCCTCGACCTGAATATCATTTATCAGGCCTCCAGGTACGATGACGGACCGGGCGACTATCTCAACTGTCCGATGAACGAGGAAGAATATCTGGCCTTTGCTGAAAAATTGAATGCGGGCGACAAGGTGCCTCTCCGTTCATTCGAGGACGTGAAGTATTTTGAAGGATGCCTGCCCATCGAGGTGATGTTTGAAAGGGGCATCGACACCCCCCGTTTCGGGCCGATGAAACCGGTGGGACTGCCCGACCCCAGGACCGGTGAGGACCCGTATGCGGTCGTCCAGCTCCGCAAGGAAAACCGCGAAAACACCGCCTGGAACATGGTCGGCTTCCAGACCAAACTCACCTATTCCGCCCAGCGGGAAGTTTTCCGGATGATTCCCGGCATGGAGAATGCCGAATTCGCTAGACTTGGCTCCATCCACCGCAACACCTTTGTCTGCGGACCGCAGGTGCTTCTGCCGACCCTCCAGACCAGGCAGCGTTCTGATCTTTTTCTCGCCGGGCAGATCACCGGGGTTGAAGGATACGTCGAGTCAACGGCCATGGGGCTTCTGGCCGGGCTGAACGCAGCCCGCATTGCGACCGACAGACCACCGGTGGTTCCGCCGATCGATACAGCCATGGGCGCCCTGATCGCCCATGTTTCGCAGGGTGATCCAGCCACCTTTCAACCGTCGAACATAAATTTCGGTCTCTTTCCGCCCTTCACCAGGAAAATGCCGAAACGATTACGCGGGCAGATCCGAGCCGAACAAGCCCTTGAAACCCTTGAGCAATGGTGCAAAGAAAATGATATCTAG